In Lotus japonicus ecotype B-129 chromosome 5, LjGifu_v1.2, one genomic interval encodes:
- the LOC130718663 gene encoding MLP-like protein 34: MVLAGKLSTEIGIKAPAAKFYDLFAKQLHDVQNHCERVHHTKLHEGEDWHEVGSALKHWTYVIDGEVHTCQERIESVDEENKTIKYSLFDGDIGQHYKTFLLTLQVIENKDGHDTVKWTVEYEMHHEEKEPPHGWMEYVHKCTRDIDANLLKA, translated from the exons ATGGTACTTGCTGGTAAGCTTAGTACTGAAATTGGGATCAAAGCCCCTGCTGCCAAGTTCTACGACCTCTTCGCAAAGCAGCTTCACGATGTTCAAAACCACTGCGAGAGAGTGCATCACACCAAACTTCATGAGGGCGAGGACTGGCATGAAGTTGGTTCCGCGCTTAAACACTGGACTTATGTTATAG ATGGCGAGGTACACACATGTCAGGAGCGCATTGAATCCGTTGATGAAGAGAACAAAACAATCAAATACAGCCTCTTCGATGGAGATATCGGTCAGCACTACAAGACCTTTCTGCTAACCCTTCAAGTGATTGAGAACAAAGATGGCCATGATACTGTTAAATGGACTGTTGAATATGAGATGCACCATGAGGAGAAAGAACCACCACATGGTTGGATGGAGTACGTGCATAAATGCACTAGAGATATTGATGCCAATCTTCTCAAGGCATAG